The DNA sequence CTGGCACCTAGGACATGGTAAATAGTTGTGGAATTAAATAAAACCTGGTAATTCACCCCCCTCATTGGGCATATAAGGGAACGAAGGCCTAGAGAGATCAGCTGGTTTTTCCAGGGTTTTGCCACTGGTTAGGGTCggtgctggggtgggtggggggcactgaCTTTGAATTAGTGTCCATTTCACTGCATGGTGTTTTGTTTCGAGCAATTCTTAGCAACTGATACCACATTCCAGGTTTGAGACTTAACAAATAATGATAATGGGAGAGTGAGGGAGCCAGAGAGAGTGGGAGAACATGGATAGCCAGAGAGAGCAATGTCAGGGAGACAGGGCAGAGACAGCCCTGACTACATTCATGCCATAAAAGGACACCCTCTAACCCACCCACCACACTGCTATCAGGGCAATTTCATCTGAACCAGTTCTGGTCCTATACGGAGCACCCTTCTCTGGGAGCTACAGAACCAGAGGTAAACTCCTTAGCTTGGCACTGAAGTCAGCATTTGCCTCCTCCTGTTTTTCCTATGAACACTGCAGAATTTTCCTGACACCCGGATGCTCTGGCCATATTGTTCCACTTCCCCTCCTCCAGGTCTTTCCACATATTGGTCCATCAGCACATGTGGCTTCCCAAGCTAGAATCCCCTTCTTCCACTTGGAAAACTCTTTTCAGAGGTGGCTCAGAAAGTCCCTCCCCTGTGAAATTTCCCCTGCTGTCCCAACAGAGTCAGATTTTCAGTCATTTGGGTCCTTATCTTGATGGTAGCATTTCCCACAGCATTTGAATGACCCATGCATTTTGGTGCTGCTCTGTCTCTAGTGGCCAGTACATGCCAGGGCCTCGTGTGGTTCAAAATGTCTcagctgaatgaatgaagatcAATCACAGCAGCCTAACTGAACTTGGTTCTTAGAATAAGTGATTATGGGCCGCATAAAGGAGGGTTCACACTTATAGACGTAGCAGCTGCCTATAGAAAATGAAGTTAGGCTACAGCTTAGAAAGCTCTCTCTTGTGACGACAATTAGCGAGTTCTAGATTATAGCTTTATTAAGCACTGTGTGATTGGCAGTTTTTGGTGGCACAGTTCTCATCAGCTCTACTTCCTTTCCAATGACTGTGGCATATattgcattttaaattaattaattaattcatttattcattcagtaaatatttatcaaatacacTTCCTAAGTCAGGTAGGGTCTGGGGACTATgaggtaaacaaaacaaatatattccTGCcatcagagagcttctgggctaGCAGGGGAGGCAGATCTTAAACAAATATTATACCATAATTAACTTATTGCAATTGGAATGATAGATGATATCATACTAAAAAGCATAGTACATACAGGTCACTGTTGTGGGTTTTTaacatgttgaattttattaCCTCTCTTAGCCttgagtattttgttttgttttcagataaggaagttgtggcacagagagattaagcaagGGGGTCACAGCCAGGAATGACAGAATTGGGATTTAAACTACTATATTATGCCATTGTATTGTACTAGTGTAAGAAGGAGTATTTTCAAGTGCTAATGAAATGCAGGCTATGAGTCTGGGTTAATTTATATACTTTCTCTCACCAAGACTAAGGTGCTTCAGAATGTGGTGGAAGGTGGCACAGAATAGCAGACTGGAAATGCTTCAGTCAGGCTGCCTTCCAATTGTAGGTACCATATTGTTCTCTGTATAGCCTAGAGAGCAAGTTATTTAGCTTATTTGGTACtcagtgttttatttaaaaatttgtaatgtGTGTATTTGACTAGTTGTTCTCCAAGGACCTTTCACTTATGAAATCaccaaatgtcacctcctcaggggGCTCTCCCTGACCACCCCATCatcccttcttcctctttcttcccttgCCCAGCTATAGTTTTCTTCCCAGGAGGTATCATGACTTAGTATTGTATCATAGATTTGATACTCTATTTCCTGCTGTTTTAATGCCTAGGCCAAGCTCAGTGCATGGCGCTCACTTTAATCTCTGTTGAACAAAGGTCTTTTCCAGGCAGTTGGGATAGGTAACAACCCTCACAGCCAGCCTCGGATCTTTCACAAGAATATGTGCTTTGTGCTAGCGTTTctgaaactgcaaaaaaaaaaaaaagacagacagatGTTCTGTTTTTAAGAATCTGCTATAGAAGAAAACTGCACTTCATAAACTTAGCTTAAAGTGGCTAACCTGGCATATTTGAGCATTGGGTAGATATGGAAGAAAGCCTTAGAGATTCAAGACGGAGAGACGATCTCACTCggggtttcttcctttcttccacttTTCCCAAGGTCGCTACCTGTAGCAGTACAGTCGTGTCATCCGGGGCTCAGTCCTCCTGGCTTCATGGAGGTAGCAGAGTCCTAGACAGTCCTACTGAAATGGTGTCCAAAGTGTGCTAGACACATAACTCTAGAGTTGGCCTTTCTTTCATGTCAGTTTTTCCAAACACATCTTTAAATAACACCCACACATTTCTAGTTTGTGAATAAATTAGGATGTAAATCTCcatccactttggaaaactcaCAGTTGTTTCCTTCCTTATGCTCACAACAGCTTATCTTTAAGACATTATCAAGCTGGTGGTTTGGTGGTCTCTGGGTAGAAAGCTGCCGATGCctggagaaagaggaaagcaCACGGTGAGCTGAAGGCATCAGCAAAGGGCATCACAAACAGCTTTTTAATGGCCGTTTCTCAAAGCTGGGGATTTGTTTCTATCATCTGGCTGCTGTGGAGTGTGGTTGCTGGTACTTCCAATGTTTGTGGAAGAAAGAAATTCTCTGAACTTCTGGTCTGGTGACCCTCTTTGCAAAATTCAGTGCAATCTAACTCTCAACACCTTTTGACTAGTAGCCACATGGTGTCTATACAAGTCAATCCTTTAGTGCTGAGCAGTGGATGGAAGTGGAACACACTTAGGAATTTAAAGTTTTATGTGTTTGAGACTTATTTTCCCAGAGAGTATTTTCCAGTTCTAAAAAAGTTCAGAGTAGGTCAGTTTTGAATATTTGTTTCATCACATGCAGTATCGTATACTGGTGAGCATTTGAATGATTAGATGTTAGGCCACTGAAACTATGGGGAGAATGTTATGCattccttccatttatttttttttagaaaaatgattcATAGCTTTCATTAGATTCTCAGATGAATGTCTGAATCCTGCGGAGGGTCTGTGTGGGAAAGCAGTGAATGGGAAATCTGAAGGCTTGGGTTTTTCAGGCCCTGATAGTGACTAGAACTTCAAAAAAGATATTACTCTTCTGGGCATTAGTCTCACTCATAAATGGGTGTTTTCCCAGACTTTATTCATGTATACATAGTTATTTTTGTACTGCCCATGTGATTGTTGCCATATTCTACCATAACCTGTCctgtttcctgaatattttttatttaaacaaaaatactttttagCAGAAACATCGTTTTTGCATTTGTGAGTGGGAAACCAGCCTTACCCAATGTAAGTAAAAATAAAGCTATTCACGCACTCCATGAAAATTATTGTCCTTATACTGATGGTAGGCATGCCACACCTGAGTCACTCTGGTGTACTGAATCTGTCATGTTTACCTCCCTAGATTCATGCCCCACGTTCTCCATCCAGAAGGGGCCAGAAAGAATTTCCTTTCCTAAGGCATGGGGGAGAGCTCTGTGGCTTTAGTTTCCATAGGGGAGATTCGGAGACATGGTTATGGGGTGTGCTGCTTTAGAATCTCAGTGGGAAAGTAGGATTCAGAAGCAGTAGGGGCCAGGTGGCGGTGCTTCTCTCAGAGACAAGGAGGATGCAACTGCCATAATAAGCCACAGGATGGATGGCAATGAGGGTGCTCTGTCAGGATCTGTGATGATATCTGGCAAATCATGTGTCTCCAGAAAGAAAAGGACATCCTTTTAAGGTATTACTTcacataaaaagacaaaagattcTAGGTTCACAGAGCCTATCTCAAGCCCCATAGTGGGACTCCCAGTCTGATCTAGTTCCCAGATCTAGAGCCCCTCAGCTGAGAGGAGACCAGGTCCTTGTGAGCCAGGACCACATATGTTTACCATGGAAGTTTCCCTAAGCCTCCTCCAGAGGGCCCTGAAGCAGTTCTCTAGTGTGACTGTAGGGTGGactgggagaagggaaatacCCAAACTTCCTGGAGGTTATTAGTTAGTGCTTCTGAACCTGAAAAGCCTTTATAGTTTACAATGAAAGATTATAGAAGTCAGATAAGAGGTGGAATCTTGGTCCACATCCATTTAACAGTGGGTCCAATGGATCTATCTTGTGGTTAGTTCTTCAATCCCAAGTGCATAGTGAGAAAAGATATACCTAATAACTGGTAGAATCCCACATTGATGTCTATGTTAGTAGATCAAAAGCCATGATGGTAGGAAGGGCCACTGTTTTCTTCCAATCTCTTTAGCAAGATGATAAGTCCTGTAGGGGGAATTGCAGAGATTAGAATCACCACTGAGGATTTGAAAGATACAGGGAAGATGTCCTACCACATCTCCATTTAACTGGCCTGTCTGGCTGATGCAAAAGCTTGACGGATCATGGAGAACCATGGTGAATTACCACACACTCAATCAGGTGTTGATGACAGTTGTAGTTATAGTTCTAGATGTGGTAACTTTATTGGAGCAAATCAGTATAGCCTATGGCACCACATATGTAGTTACTGATCTGGCAGATGCCTTCTTTCCAGTCCAATCAGTAAGAAAAATCAGAAGCAGTTTGCTTTTAAAAGGTAGGAACAATACAGACTTCAACTGTCTTGCCCCAGGACTGAGTCTCCTGTCATCTATCATAATATAGTCCTAAGGGTTCTTGATCTTCATATTCCACAGGAAACCATGACAGTCCCTTACACTGAAGACACAACACGACAGGCTCTGATTGGCAGGAAGCAGCAAGACAGAGGGTGGGAGGTAGATTTCATGGGACTGCTGACACTTCTAGGAGCCTGGTAGTCTGGGGCATGAGCTGAAGGGAAAGGCAAGTCGAGCAGGTTGCACCATCCTGCAAGGGAGAAGCAAAATGCTTGTTGGATTTCCTTGTGTTTTGGAGACAACATATACCACATACTGTATAGCTTAAAAGGCTGCCAGTTTTGAGGGGGGCTTAGGGTAAGAAAGGGATCCATGCAGTAGCATAAGCTGCTCTGGCACTTGAGTATTGTAACTCAGGGACCCAAATGTATTGGAAGTATCTACCACTGTATGGGACCTTAGGCAAACCCTGGCAGGAGAAAACAGCACAGAACCTCAGGGTTTTCTTTGTGAAAACAGGTTCTTGCCTTGCTCCTGGATCCTGATAGAGGCAATGCGCCTGATTATAGGATGCTGAGTGATTATGTTATTTGAGTTGCCCATCTTGAACTAGGTGATATATGATCCAATGAACCATAAAGACAAATATTAATGGCAGTATCCCATTGTCAGTGAAAATGATATACCTAACACCAGGCTGCAGCAGGTCTGCAGAGCTCTAATAAATTGCCCAGGCAAGTGGTTCAGACTTCCATGCACTTCCTCTTTATAATTTTGATGCCATTCCCTAATCCACGCATTTGGCTTCATGGGGAGTTCCGTATGACTAGAATCATCAGATGTCCAAGTTTGCCCCAAGGAGTATTAGTTTAGTACCTGTTGTCCAATATTCATTTATGATTCATAGTGCCACTTTGCAGTGTCAGAAGTGCCCATTTTGCAGAATCAATTATATAATTAATGTATCTATGATCAATTAATGAGAGAAAAGAGTGTGTCACTGGCTCATGGATTTCTGTATGGTATTCTGGCATTAGCTGAAGTGTGCAGTCAATGCACCACGACCTCACTCAGTGGGCAGATCTTTAAACAATATGCCTGGTTGTCTGTTTTGCATGGAAGGAGAGGCAGCCTGGGATATGCATCTACACTGACTCAGGGTCAGTACAGATTGGTCAGCTAGTCAGGGACTTGGAGGGAATGAAATTGGAAGGTTGATAATAAGGAGGTGTAAAAGTCAGGCTATTTGGATAGATACCTGAGGATGGGATATAGAATGAAGATACCTAATAAAGGGAAGCCACGGTGGATGAGATTCTTCATGATGCAGATGGCTCCTTCTGTGGACAGCATTTAGCCTCTGCCCCTGGCAATCTTGGTGTTTGCTCAAAGGGCCAGTATTTGAAGTGCTTTGTGGCAGAGATAGAGGTTATTCAAGAGCTCAGCAGCACCCCCCTGGACAAAGCTGACCAACTGCCAGCATCATTAAGTGCCCAGCCTGCCAATGGTGGAGGCCAGTTTTGAGCCCTTGTCAGGACAGCATTCATTGGGGAAACTGGCATGTGAATCTCACAAATACATGCTCTGAGTTGCACAAAAGGACCAGAAGGGCAGTGCGTGGAGTGTGAGTGAAAAAAGCACAAATTCATTGGATAATGGGAACAATTCCACTCTTCCATTGTTTTTGCTGCTGTTGTGGCACTTTGCCTTCATGAAAAGGatccagaggaaaagaaagaaactgctaTGATTCAGTGGTTTTATCTGTGTACTTGATTTTATTtagttctcacaacaaccctgtgaggtgtGTAGGGTCGTGGCTccattatagaaatgaaaacacaagagCAGAGAAAGTCGCACTTCCATGGATTTAGATGATTAATATGAGGTCAAAGTTGAAGCCAGATTGGCCTGCGTGACTTTTACCATATTTCTTGTTAGGAGGCTGTCTGTACTTGGGTCTCAGAGGGCATGTGCTGGCTACAGTGGAGGTGGTTCTCTTCCCCTGGCACCTTTGCCAGACCCGCTGCAGGGCACAAACAGTTTTAATCTCAGTTATGCCTGCATGTCTCCTTTGGCTCTAGGCAGAGCGGAGGCGAGCAGAGCTctgcctgaggagagggaggcagtggGGGTGGCCGTGTGCTCCTGCTAAGGCTCCTGAAGCATTCTAGGTCGGAAGGCGTTCCAGGGCTCTTTTCCTGGTCTGCCTCCCCAGGATCTCCACAGATTCGGGAAGAGAATCTGAACTCTGTGGAGTCTAAGAACTGGGCTGGGTACCTCAGGACAGAACGGAGCAGGAAGCCCCTTTTTAGGGTGACCAGACCTGGCTCAGAACCTCTTCATTTAGGCCCTAATGCATACCTAGCTTTGGTGAACAGCCACAGTCATTTTCTGGGTTCCCTTTCCCCATGTTGTATTTCAGGGGAATGAGCTAATTCTCTCATGGCATCCACATGCCTCTTCTTGTGACCCTCCTCATGGGAGCTGCATTCTGTGGATGCTGTTGGTACTATTCTGAGGAAACAGATCCCTCCCGGCCCCTCCAGTGCCCCTTAGGCTGGGATAGGTGCCTCTTCTCTGCAGCTCCAGGGGCACCCTGGGCTTGCCATTTTCATCACTTTTCACATGTGTCGTGGGTGTGGAGGTATctatatttcagtgttttttgaGATAACATATGTGAAGTACTTAAGCTTGGCCTAGAGTGGCTGTTTTTTGCTACCACTGTGGCTGTCTGTCCACTTGTCAGTCATCCCCACTGTAAGCCCTGAGGGAAGTGGCTGTGTCCCATTTCCTAGCACAGTGCCAAGGATGTCAGTAGATACGCAATAAACTTCCCATGAAACAATGAACTgaataaaatagattaaaaagtGGCAAAAGCATGAGTATGCTTTTCTTAACTGTTTAAGTCTATGTAAATAATAAGCATATAATTGCTGATATTTTCCATGATAAAGTCTTTATTCAACATGAGCAAGACGTTTTACtattaagattaaataaaatgatctacAAATGGGAATTTTAAATCTAATATACCAAACCCAGTAATAAATACCAGGCACGGACTGTCCACCAATCCCTTTTTAGTAACATTTGGATGAAATACTTACAATTTTGCTAATATGTGCCTTTGCTTAGAGAAAAATTTCCAAAGCAATGTCCCATTTTCTGAATGTAACAGTGTCCTGCTACTAAGAGAAATTCTGTAGTGCCTAAGACAGCTAAGAAACAGTGATTTTCAAAGGCAGAGACCCTTAGACTTGCTCTGATGTTGTTAATAGTGTTTCTAAATCACAGAGACAGTGGACATGTTTAATTCAGTAAGATAATGAAAGGAAGAAGGGGACCTATATTATTTCCAAACACTTGTATTTATTAATATAGGTTTAGTGCTTTTAACACCTTTGCTGCAGAAAGGTAATAAGTGTTTCAGCAAAAAGGTATGCTATGGGGACAAAATTGGGGAGCTTGTGTACACAGAAAGCAGCTGGTAGCTCAAGGCTCCTGGAAATGTCACACGTCATGCATTATCTGGGGTTGCTGGACCTTGTTTGCTGGCATCATTGTTTACTCAATGTCTGGGATCATTGTGGTATCTGATCTAGGTTGTTTCTTCCTGGAAATCCTGGGGTGTGGTCATGTCAGCACTGAAGGTCTCAGAAGTATCAGTGAATCCAGGTGTCATCTGGGGGGCCGCAGCGGCTGAAGTGACCCTGAGGTGTCTGCCACTCTGTGCTGCAGGTCCTCTGCTGGGTCAGGAACCTTGCCCTTAGGGAGAACAAGAAGCCCTCCTAGGAAACTGGTTGCTCCCTCTGGAAGGTGAGCTGGGTTTTGCAGACTGGCTGGGTTGGCCTCTGGCATTGGGGAGCCTTGTGcacctccctctcccttctctgggGATGGAGGGGTCAAATTCCAGAGTAAAGTCCCCGCCCATGGCTGGATTTGGGGGCATCCCTCCAAAGCTGGGCCTCATGCCTCCAAATCCTGAAAACACAGCTCCATAGGCCAtggggcctccctgcctccctggaaaAAGCCATTTACCAAAGATATCATTATTACAAACCATGAACTATGCCACAAAATTAAACTTGTTTAGGTTCACTGAGAAACCGTAACAAAGTGAGAGACAACAGGCAGCTGGCTGACAGCTCTGTGAAGCACATTTCTCAGTAAACTGGCTTTGAAATATAAGGCAGTGGGTGAAAGGGATATTGAGACCTTTTGCCATGCCTGGCCCAGAGGgtaggaaagagagaaatggggaagCAGGGCAGGACCCAATCTACCAGCAAAAGGtagtttgaatttaattttattaaaacaaagaggaaagaaaaaaaaaagcagctgaaATGGGCAATACcaccataaaacaaacaaaaatgaatccATTCCTGATTTTGCTGAGAGGCGTTTGGAGGACCTTGTCAATATCATTTCCTGTATCCCCCAAATGAATGAGCCCTTGtaagattcctttttctttccttctttttacaaCATGTCTAAGAAAAAGAAGCTTGATTTCTCTGGGGgaactgaaatattttctttccgtAGACAGAATTCTAGAGTTGaccatgtttcctttttttgcctTTGATGCCAAAAATTTCAGAATCGGTATCTTGGACTGTTTACAGCAATTGTGCAGTGCTTTGTAACTTGCATATGGGGATTCTCATTTCCTCACAATTTTGACTCATTTTAAATTCAGTCTTCAAGTTTTTGGTTACATTTGTGTTTTCAATAAGCTGCAGCAAAATCTTTTGAGAATGAagtagaatataaataaattaattaaaactagAAGATGGTTATGAACGCATCTTGAACTTTTGCTAGTTGCATTGGTGTTGGGTAGACAGAACACTCTTTTCTCTTACTTTCTCCCAGCTTGCCACGTTAAGCCTCAGGGATTCATGTCCGGGGATGGCACTGTGGCCCCTTGGGTTGAGCCAactgctttcttctttcccactctTATAGCACCTCTGTTCCTCTTATCACATGCTTTTGCCACTAACTGCCCTTGTATCTATCTTTCCCATTGGTTAGACTGTAAACTCCTTGAGAACAGGAACCTTATTTTTATTGCCTGTATAGTATCCTCCTACGTGTCTAGTTCAAAGAGGCACCCCATAATGTTGGGGTGCCAGCTTTCTTTCAGTGATTGTATGTGTATTAATGTGATAGGATCTGCAGTTCATAATGATTTAATTTAGTAtggttcttgttttattttgttttgtgctctaaCAGATTTAACAGGTAGGAATTTCTGAAGGAAAATATCAAATTGTGTGAGTCCACTGATCTCAggttttaaaattgtaatatgCATGATAGTGGTAACAGAATAAGAATGTATTTAGATTAACTTCTTAATGTACTTTGAATCTCACAATAATCACATTTAAAcaggtaattttcttttcctttggatatCTCAATTTGGATGTCTAAATTATTTGTAATGCTATTGCATTTCTTGTTTTGAGGGATTAAATGGCCTGAAAAGGAACTGGGACTCTGTATCTATCACATGTATCTTTTTTGGTTTGAAGCATTTGCTGTTCAGTGATAATGGCTTTTCgagagagatttttctgactcatCTTCAAGAAATGGGGCAAAACTCTGTGCCTAAGATCAGTCATCACTCAGAAGTGACTTGAAGGGAAACTTAATGAAATCTTTGCATGCTTCTTCAGAATCAAGCTTTTGGTTTTAGAATGGAATGCTCTGAGTTCTGTGCTGTATTTTCAGTTACAAATGTCTCATGAGGCCAGTTATCTGTGACCGTTCTTACCTGGCCTCTATCTTAAGAAGAGCTTGAGGACATTACTCACTGCCATTTCTTCTGAGCTCATGATGCCAAGTCTGGCAGCAGCATTCTGTCTGCAAAGAAACACTGCATCACAGTATGAGCCAGCTGATTCCTATTATCTTTGTAGCTATTAGAGACAAAGTTCAAAATCATTTGGGCTTTTCTTTAACCTTAATATTAATACTGTGCAGCAAAGCAGTGAGATGAGTCATTATTGAATATATGCAGCCAATTTGGATAATTCAGGGagaaaatttactttttctttaatgttattgtgtatgtttgtgtgtgtgtgtgtgtgggcgcGCACACACAGAATTATCCAAATAGTGTGCCTCCTTGTAATTTCAGTTGCTAATGTAGGCATTCAGAGAATATGTAATCTATTGTGTGAAGCCTGGATTTTAGAATTTTAGCTGTTAAGGTAACATTTAGTTGAAAATACTTTTCATAGGATTCAGACTTACCAATTGATTTGCTCCAAAGGACATGTAAAACATTCCTGGGAAAAGCTAAATATGAATACAATAATAACCAAAAAATGTGCTTTCCAATGGAAAAAAACTTCTAAGTAAATTACAGAGTAGtgttattaaaaaatactaactGAAGATGGTTTATTTTGTGGAATTGGTCCCTGAGATATCAAATGGGCTACTGGGAATATCTTTAAGTGGTAGAAAACAGAATAAGTAATTCATATCTGCTATAATACAGGCAAGTCTCCCATTACAGCTGCTTCTAAGAGTTACATGAAATGCATTTTCAGATGGATTAGTATggcaaatatgtatttaatatttaggaAAACAAAGGAACCTATTATGCTTCATAGTCATTGATAAATGAGACAATTtaaaatgttcccttttctttcttgaagCACAGGGGTTTTTTTCCTGAGGAAGGGTCTCATTGAGATTTATACTTATTGATGGACCTTGCAGATCAGCAAAAGCCATTCTTGGTAGCTGCATCacagataaatattaaaattactaaacaatcaaaataaacaaaatgaactgaacactttaatttaaaattatgataAAGCAATCTGAGAGGAGTTTCCCTATTTTTACCTTCATTTAGTCTGAGGGTCCAATTCAAGAGATTAAAATCACCTTTTGCTGACATGACTCAAGTGCACGGACAGGGAGCTGGGGCATGTCTATCATGAATTTGCTTTGTCTTGCAGAGTAGAAACTAATGAGTTTTGGAATCAGAGTACATCAGGTTGGTTTgcgtcctggctctgccacttaattTTTGTGTAATAGTGGGAAAAACTCTATAACCTCTTACAAGTCAGGTATAATATCTAACTTTAGAGGATTGTAATCAGGATGATATAGGAAAATGTTAAATGCCTACATGGTTAGTTACATGGtacctttctttttctgtccattctttttttctctacattGTTGCACGATTGTCTTgcacaattatatatatacatatattcttgcATGATTGTCTTCTCTACTACCAGATAGAGGCATAATAATACAAAATACTACTTGCAATGCTGAGATATCAATTGCTCTTCTCATTCCTTCCAACATTGAGAAAGATCCTGATAGGAAGCCTGGACTTCTTTGGGCTATtcatttcttctgaaagttttcaTCCTTTTCAACTAAGAAAACAAGTTTTACAGTCACAGGATCTTTTAGATTCCATGCAGGGTTTCTGATGGCAAAGGACAGGAATGGATATCTAGTGATATGCTGACTGCTTAAAACCTTATGTTTTCACACATTACGCCCAAAAGCTCTGGTTATGTAAATGTGCTctgtaaatcattttttttttttcattgaattagTGGCTAATCCTGATCTGACTCCAGAGAAAAGTATTTTGGCCTTTGGTAGCTTATCTCCTGGTGCCACCTGCTGTTGAATCACTGACTTTTCAGCTTTCTGCAAGGACTGCTGTCCCTGGTTAACTGGAGGCTGAGGTCCTCCCTTCTGTGGTGCATCCTGGTTGCTGCTTACAATCGGGGGCTGGATGAAAGGTTCCTGTGTTGGCTGTTGAAGCTGCAAGGATGGTTGAGATGGGAGAGGTGCAGGATGCACGGGCAAAGAATATTTATACTGTAGAGAAATTTGAAAGGAGCACCAGGAAGCAATGGCTCATTGAACCATGGTGTCCAGAATTTCTACAGCAATATACAAgcaatatatacaatatacaagCAAAAGGGCTTGGGAAGCCTTCTACTGGGAAGAGAGTCTAGGGGACCTTTCTTGAAGAGGTGTTTACATAGGCAGCACCAATTTACTTAAAGTCAATGTTATTTGGGGCGGTCTAGtgcatggctgcctcccctgcttCCTTTGGGACTTCCACTGCTCTTGAAGATGGGAAGCCATGAGAACTTCCTGGTAGAATGAGTCATTATTTCGTCTTCTGGGTTCCCATAGCTGCCTCTGTGTATCTCTATTTTACCACTTTCTCACTGGGGTATAATTATTTGTTATAAATCTTTGTCCCCCAGTCAAATGAGAGAGAATAGTATGTCTTATTTAGCTAATAGTCCCT is a window from the Manis javanica isolate MJ-LG chromosome 5, MJ_LKY, whole genome shotgun sequence genome containing:
- the AMBN gene encoding LOW QUALITY PROTEIN: ameloblastin (The sequence of the model RefSeq protein was modified relative to this genomic sequence to represent the inferred CDS: inserted 3 bases in 2 codons; substituted 2 bases at 2 genomic stop codons); amino-acid sequence: MSALKIPLFKMKDLILILCLLEMSSAMFPQQARAPGIASXSLEAIRQLGSXQRLNMLSQYPRLGLGKSFNSLWTCDLLPSRSCFPWMRRSKHETQQYKYSLPVHPAPLPSQPSLQLQQPTQEPFIQPPIVSSNQDAPQKGGPQPPVNQGQQSLQKAEKSVIQQQVAPGDKLPKAKILFSGLPRMAFADLQGPSIFPVAHLISQGPIPQNKPSSLFPGMFYMSFGANQLNAAARLGIMSSEEMAVSNGGPMAYGAVFSGFGGMRPSFGGMPPNPAMGGDFTLEFDXPPSPEKGEGGAQGSPMPEANPASLQNPAHLPEGATSFLGGLLVLPKGKVPDXSRGPAAQSGRHLRVTSAAAAPQMTPGFTDTSETFSADMTTPQDFQEETT